The Mustela nigripes isolate SB6536 chromosome 4, MUSNIG.SB6536, whole genome shotgun sequence genome includes a window with the following:
- the PSMC2 gene encoding 26S proteasome regulatory subunit 7 translates to MPDYLGADQRKTKEEEKDDKPIRALDEGDIALLKTYGQSTYSRQIKQVEDDIQQLLKKINELTGIKESDTGLAPPALWDLAADKQTLQSEQPLQVARCTKIINADSEDPKYIINVKQFAKFVVDLSDQVAPTDIEEGMRVGVDRNKYQIHIPLPPKIDPTVTMMQVEEKPDVTYSDVGGCKEQIEKLREVVETPLLHPERFVNLGIEPPKGVLLFGPPGTGKTLCARAVANRTDACFIRVIGSELVQKYVGEGARMVRELFEMARTKKACLIFFDEIDAIGGARFDDGAGGDNEVQRTMLELINQLDGFDPRGNIKVLMATNRPDTLDPALMRPGRLDRKIEFSLPDLEGRTHIFKIHARSMSVERDIRFELLARLCPNSTGAEIRSVCTEAGMFAIRARRKIATEKDFLEAVNKVIKSYAKFSATPRYMTYN, encoded by the exons ATGCCGGATTACCTCGGTGCGGATCAGCGGAAAaccaaagaggaggagaaggacgaCAAGCCTATCCGAG CTCTGGATGAGGGGGATATTGCCTTGCTGAAAACTTAC GGTCAAAGCACTTACTCTAGGCAGATAAAGCAAGTTGAAGATGACATTCAACAACTTCTCAAGAAAATTAATGAGCTCACtg gTATTAAAGAGTCTGATACTGGCCTGGCCCCACCAGCACTCTGGGATTTGGCTGCAGATAAGCAAACACTGCAGAGTGAACAGCCTTTGCAGGTTGCAAG GTGTACGAAGATAATCAATGCTGACTCGGAGGACCCAAAGTACATTATCAATGTGAAGCAGTTTGCCAAGTTTGTGGTGGACCTCAGTGATCAGGTAGCACCTACCGACATTGAAGAAGGGATGAGAGTTGG GGTGGACAGAAATAAGTATCAGATTCACATTCCGCTGCCTCCCAAGATTGACCCAACAGTCACCATGATGCAG gTGGAAGAAAAACCTGATGTCACTTACAGTGATGTGGGTGGCTGTAAGGAACAGATTGAGAAACTTCGAGAAGTAGTTGAAACCCCATTACTTCAT CCAGAAAGATTTGTTAACCTTGGCATTGAGCCTCCCAAGGGTGTGCTGCTCTTTGGTCCACCTGGTACAGGCAAGACCCTCTGTGCTCGGGCAGTTGCTAACAGGACTGATGCTTGCTTCATTCGAGTTATTGGATCTGAACTTGTACAGAAGTACGTCGGTGAG ggGGCTCGAATGGTTCGTGAGCTCTTTGAAATGGCCAGAACGAAAAAAGCCTGCCTcatcttctttgatgaaattGATGCTATTGGAG GGGCTCGTTTTGATGATGGTGCTGGAGGAGACAACGAAGTGCAGAGAACAATGCTGGAACTGATCAATCAGCTGGACGGTTTTGATCCTCGAGGTAACATTAAAGTGCTGATGGCCACTAACAGACCAGACACCCTGGATCCAGCACTCATGAGGCCAGGGAGACTGGACAGAAAGATTGAATTCAGCTTACCTGATCTAGAG GGTCGGACTcacatttttaagattcatgCTCGTTCAATGAGTGTCGAAAGAGATATCAGATTTGAATTGTTAGCGCGACTGTGTCCAAATAGCACTG GTGCGGAGATTAGAAGCGTCTGCACAGAAGCTGGCATGTTTGCCATCAGAGCACGGCGAAAAATTGCTACCGAGAAGGATTTCTTGGAGGCTGTAAATAAGGTCATTAAGTCTTACGCCAAATTCAGTGCTACTCCCCGCTATATGACATACAACTGA